AAGCCCACAGTCGAGTGCATCTCTATGGTGCTATTCATTCTTAGATTACTAAAAACGAAACGTTAAAATTGTACCAAGTTCAAGACCGAATATCTCGATTTCTGTATGAATAAACTTCTGCCATAACACTTGCCATTgcaaattcaacaaaaaagtTGTTGGGTGCTCTCCCCTTGTTGCCAACATCTTACTTCTAGAACTGGTTATGCTTACACcaacaaattatttgataCTGAAAACTAATAACACGAATAATTGGTAACAAAATGCTGTTTAATACAAAGCATAAGTATCCTATCATCTTAGACAGTTCATAGTATGATAAGAACTGGTCAGCTGGACTTTGTTTGAGTTGGCACACCACTTTATTGATTATTTGCATCCTCTAACAGGGTGCATCATTTCGTGGACTCAAGAGCAGATGTGATTTGACGATTTTACTTCTCTCAAAGTTCTTTATGACTGGAATTAGGATATTGTGTGGATATGATACAAATATTAAACAACCGTGATATAGGgtctgaatattttattcttagtgtttatgaaatatacgtatacataaataGGTATATGACAAGTTATCCTTGATGTAACAATGTTTCAAGAATGAAACGTTACTTGTGGatacagaatttttattaaaacttAACATTTATCATAATTCTTATTATATGCATACAATATCGTACCTAATCCGAGcataaagaatttttaataaaactttaCATTTGTCATACTTcttattttatgtaaataatatcGTACCTAATCCGACGTTTATAGCGAAACGATTTGCTCACagaaaaagtttcttttccaaaaatcCAAAGTAGTCTACAGATTGATTTGtaggaaaatatattttgctaTTCAGGACGTCCATGTCAGCTGAGTTTGCAcatcaatttgaaatgaactaacgcgaagaaaataaaaataacagatTTCAATAGACCTGCAATAATGGTGTTTCAGGTACGCAtaattattcatataaataatgataGGCATTCATTCACAGGTAGAAATATGTTGCACCATTGTTTCTATTCTGAGGAATAGGATGAACGAGCTAGAAGAAACCGGTACAAGTAATCTAGTGTTATTTCATAGATATAGGGAACTTTGcaacgaaaagaaataatagtACCATTATTGGTTATCATCAAAACGTTGAGGAGAACGGGTAATATTTGAATTAGATTAAATCGGCGACATTCATGGGCATCTCATCAATCTGCGTGGAATAATACTGCTCAATATCACGTAGAATTCTGATGTCATCGGTTTTTACGAAGTTGATGGATACACCTTTCCTTCCAAAACGTCCCGAACGTCCAATTCGGTGAATGTACAATTCTCGATTATTAGGTAGATCATAGTTTATCACCAATGATACTTGTTGTACATCTATTCCTCTAGCCCACACGTCCGTTGTGATTAATACTCGGCTGAGGATTCAGAAAACACATGTCATTATTACTTGTAGGATATGCTAGATAAAAAATACGCGTTACATAGAAAATTtggtgaataaaatgaatcgatCAGCGTGTcttaattttggaattttcgtATTGACATTATTGTCACACTTGCTCACATGATGCCTGTAACAATTTGAAGATTAGGCACGGGTGAAATTACATACCTTTGACCAGATCTAAATTCCTTCATTATGTTGTCCCTTTCTTTTTGTGGCATATCTCCATGCATGGAACATACGGTGAAGTTCGCTTCGCGCATCTTTTCTGTAAGCCAGTCTACCTTGCGTTTTGTGTTACAGAAAATAACAGCTTGTGTTATTGTAAGGGTATCGTACAGATCGCACAGAGTATCAAATTTCCATTCTTCACGCTCAACcgcaacaaaaaattgtttgatacCTTCCAGGGTCAATTCATcgctggaataaaaaataagtgaTTGAAGAATTGTCTATAGATGAGAACCGCTAGATATGATAAGCGAATATGCACAAGAGGTTTTAATTACCGTTTAACAAGAATACGTATAGGATCAGTCATAAACTTGCTGGTCATCTCAAGGATCTCGTGGGGTAGCGTAGCGGAAACTAGTACAACTTGGGTAGCCGGGGGCAAATACCGATAGACATCGTAGATCTGTTCTTTGAATCCCTTGTTGAGCATCTCGTCCGATTCATCCAGAACCAACATTTTTATCGCTCTTGTTCTCAATACTCTGCGTTTTATCATGTCTGCAATGCAATgcaattgatttcagatcaaACATAACAGAAAGTAAAAGACTCTGAATCAGATATAATGGCTATAGGTTCAATACGGTACGTGAACGACACTCGTTGTTTACTTACCAAATACTCGACCTGGAGTACCGGATACAACATGTTGTCCGTAATCCAATTTTCTGATATCTTCGCCTAAATTGGTACCTCCGATACAGGCGTGGCATTGCACATTCATGAAATCACCCAGAGCTAATATCACTTTTTGGATCTGTGTAGCAAGCTCGCGTGTGGGAGACAGACAGAGAACCTGGGTCTCACGGACCTGCGTATCCAACGACTGCAATATGGCGATTGAAAAGGTGGCTGTTTTACCAGTACCTGACTGTGCTTGGGCGATCACATCTCGCCCTTTCATAATTGGCTTAATAGATCGCTGTTGAATTGCCGACGGTTTCTCGAAACctattaaaacaaaatttttgtggttaaaaaatgaaagaccACAGTTTGAAAGCTTTGTGTTTGCAAAATTCTTGGAGCTGTGTTCGCACATTACTTTGGACAAGATGTGCACCAAGTTGAAAGCAATGAACGGTTAGCTTAAAGTACAGATCcttcttttttatacattttctaACCAAGATCAGCAAGTTAATCTGTCCATTTTGTTTATACTGGCTATGAAGATTCATCATACTAGGCCAAGCAATAGAGCATTGTGTCGTGACAAAAATCCTAGAAGCAAACCGACTGTGACATTATGTAGAGGGGTTCCGTACTATATTCTGACAATATATCCAAGTCCCAAGTGTtacgtgtcttttttttttataaacaatctTCATGAAAAAATGACATTGTTTTTCAGCTTTTCGCTTTTAAAATCGAAACTAGTTGACCAATGTTGAAAGTGTGAAGGAATGATTTCAACACTTTTCCTGATTTTCCCCAATTATTGTATGGGAACGTTCTTCATCTCATTTTGTGCGCACCTTGATACTCTACAAATCATTCATTCGCACTTTCAAGATTGGTCAAGTAGTTTCGATTTTGTAAGcgaaaaacttgaaagaaatgccatttttttatgaaaattgtttataaaaaaaaaaagcataacaTTTGGGAATTGGAAATATGGTCGGAATGTAGTATGGAACCCCCTCTATATCATGATATGGCACAGTAGGTTTGCTTCTAAGATTTTCGTCACGATAGTATTAATTTTCGAGCTCCATTGCTTGGCCTATACCTCTCAAGTGCCTCTCCAGTAattaacaaatattgaaataaatggaAAATCTTTGGATTGGTTTCTGGTTAGATTACCATTAGCAGATATATTAGCATGAGTGTATGCACAGATGTAGGTTACAGTTTTGTAAAAAGTCGTAACCATTTTCAGGTTAGCTGTCTTCGCCGCATAAAAATTCATGAGAATGACCCACCGTAGGCGTAAATCCCTCGTAGTAGTTCGTCACGGAGTCCCATATTATCAAAAGTCGGGATAACCTCGACATCTTCGCTGGTTTCAAACTCCACGTTCGACAAATCTTCACTTTGCGCGACACGGCGTGACTTAACTTCCGACA
This region of Neodiprion fabricii isolate iyNeoFabr1 chromosome 7, iyNeoFabr1.1, whole genome shotgun sequence genomic DNA includes:
- the LOC124186921 gene encoding eukaryotic initiation factor 4A-III, which encodes MSEVKSRRVAQSEDLSNVEFETSEDVEVIPTFDNMGLRDELLRGIYAYGFEKPSAIQQRSIKPIMKGRDVIAQAQSGTGKTATFSIAILQSLDTQVRETQVLCLSPTRELATQIQKVILALGDFMNVQCHACIGGTNLGEDIRKLDYGQHVVSGTPGRVFDMIKRRVLRTRAIKMLVLDESDEMLNKGFKEQIYDVYRYLPPATQVVLVSATLPHEILEMTSKFMTDPIRILVKRDELTLEGIKQFFVAVEREEWKFDTLCDLYDTLTITQAVIFCNTKRKVDWLTEKMREANFTVCSMHGDMPQKERDNIMKEFRSGQSRVLITTDVWARGIDVQQVSLVINYDLPNNRELYIHRIGRSGRFGRKGVSINFVKTDDIRILRDIEQYYSTQIDEMPMNVADLI